GCAGCGATAACTATCAGGGCGGGCTGGACATCACCGAGCACCTGCTCGCGCAGGGCTGCCGGCGGATCGCATTTCTCGGCCACGCCTCCAACCATTACCCGGAGTTCGAGGAGCGCTATCGCGGGCATGTCGCAGCGTTAGCGTTACAGGGTGTGGCGGCGGATGCCGCGCTGCAGTTCGATGCGATTACCACCGAGCTGTCCGGTTACACCGCGTGCCTGGCGCTGCTCGACAGCGGGCAGGCGTTCGACGCGGTGTGCGCGGCCAGCGATTTGATTGCGATCGGCGCGATGCGGGCACTGCGCGAACGCGGACTGCGCGTGCCGCAGGACGTGGCCGTCAGCGGCTTCGACGACATCGCCCTGGCTGCCTCGGTGGCGCCAGCACTATCGACCGTGCAACAGGACACCAAGCAGGCCGGCGCCCTGTTGGTCGAAAGCCTGGTGGCGCTGATTCGTGGTGACGCTGCACAGAGCCGCACAATCCCGGTTCGGCTGGCGGTGCGCGAGTCGTCGACCAGCAGTGGCCTGCAACCGCCGCTGGGGTGGAACCCGTCGACGGCTGCGGAGTCCAGCGATGGGCTGCGCGGGAAGGCGGCGAGCGGAAACGCGACGCGCTGAGATTCGGGAATCGGGAAGCGGGAAGCGGGAAGCGGGAAGCGGGAAGCGGGAATCGTTGGAGCATGCGTCGCGCGGATGAGTCGCCATCGTTGTTGGTCGCGACCTGCTGACGCTATTGCAGCCGACTGATGCCTTTGTAGGAGCGCACTTGTGCGCGATGAGGCGTCACCGATAACGCCGCATCGCGCGCTGGCGCGCTCCTACTTGTTGCGTGCATCGCGCGCGGCCTGGTCCGCCATCTGTGCGTCCAGCTGCTTGCGTAGGGCGACGTCGGTCACCGGCGCATCCGACAGCAGCACGCGCACGCCATGCGCCGGCACCTGCAGCGTCACGCGACCTTGCACCTGCACCTGCTCGCCACTGAAGGCGTCGCGCCAGCTGCCGGGCTGCAGCAAGCGGGACACCGCAATGTCCGCCGCCGCGTCGCCCTTGTTGAGCAAGACCAACGCGGTCTGCGTCATGCCCGCATGCTGGTAGACGCGCAGGAACGCTGCCTGGTCGCCGCGCAACTGCAGATCCACCTGCACGCCGCGCTGCAGGGCCGGGGTATTGCGCCGCAAGGTCGCGATGCGCTGCAGCGGGCCGAAGATCGGGCTCTGCGGTGCGTTGCTGACGCGCTCTTCGCCAAAATAATTGCGATTACCCGCGTGTTCGGCGCGCCCGCGCATGAAGCCGGTTTCCGAGCCGTAATAGATCACCGGAATGCCGCGCGCGGTGAACAACCAATTGTGCGCATCGATGAAGCCGGTATCGCTGGCATCCAGGCGCGCCATGTCGTGGTTGTCGTAGAAGCTCATCAACTCGTACGGGTTGCCATACGGGCCTTTGCGCAGATACAGCGGCGTGGCGAGCTGTTCGAAGCCAGCCTGTTTGTGGCCGAACACGGCGGATAGCTGCTGTTTGAGCGGGAAGTCCAGCACGCTGACGCCGGCGTTGCGCGCCCAGGTGTGGCCGGCGATCTTGGCCGGGTCGTAGTCGAAGGCTTCGCCAAACATGAAAACGCCCGGGCGTTTCTCGCGGATCCGCGCTACGAAGGCATGCCAGAAGCGGTCTGGCATCCAGCCGATGGTGTCGATGCGAAACGCATCGGCACCCTGCTCCATCCACTGCAGGTAGGCGCCGGCTAGATAGTCCAGCACAGCCGGGTTGTCTTCATTGAGGTCCGACAATTCCGCCAGGCCGCCGCTGGTGTTGTAGAACGCGTGCAACGGGTTGTGCGCCGGGTCGAGCTGTGCGGGTGCGAGGTTCTGATGATCGGCAACCAGGCGGCCCTGTGCGTCGTAGAGCTTGCCAAACCCGGGCTGCGCCACCGGCATGCTGTAGGCGGGCGAGCCGTGGTTGCCGACGATATCCAGCACCACCTTCAGGTCATTGGCGTGCATGGAGCGCGTGAACCCGGCGAAATCCAGCCCCGGGCTGGGGATATGTTCGTCGAGCCTGTAAAAATTGACGCCCCAATAGCCGTGATAACCGGTCTTGCCGTGATCGCTGAGCGTGCTCTCGCAGGTGATGGGCTTGCCACCGGTGAACGCTTCGTCCGGGTTGTCGACGATCGGGGTGATCCACACCGCGCCAAAGCCGAGGCCGCGAATGTAGTCGGCATGATCGACGATGCCCTTGAAGTCGCCGCCGAGGTAACCGATGTTGTCGCCCACGCCACCGTCGCACGGTGTGGGCACATCGAAGCTGCGATGTGCGCCGCCCTGGTCGCGGTGATCGTTGCCCGTGTCGCCGTTGACGAAGCGATCGGTGACCACGAAATACACCGCATCGGCGGCGAACGGTTCCAGGGTGCCGTAGTAATCACCGGGTGCAGGCGCAGCGCAGGCTGCTCCCGAATAAAGCAGCATGGCTGCCATCAAGACGCTGCGCATCATTGCCCTCCCTGGGCGCTTGGGACCCGCACCACGCACACACCGGCCACGATCAGGCTCAAGCCGCCGATCGCCAGCGCGTAGATCGGTTGCCCGCCCAGCCACACGCGGAGCACGAAGCCCAGGGCGCTGGCGGCAACCAATTGCGGAATCACGATAAAGAAATTGAAGATGCCCATATACACGCCCATCTTGGCGGCGGGCACGCTGTCGGACAGCAGTGCATAGGGCAAGGACAGGATCGAGGCCCAGGCAAAACCGACGCCCAGCATCGACAGCAGCAGCCAGTACGGGTCGCGGATGAACAGCATCGACAACAACCCCGCCGCACCCAGCCACAGGTTGCACAGGTGGCTCCAGCGCAGCCCGATCGCACGCACCATCAGCGGGATGACGGTGGCGGCGAGCGCGGCAAAGCCGTTGTAGGCGCCGAACAACACACCCACCCAGTTCGCCCCGTCGTTGTAGGCGGCCGAGACGGTATCGCGTGCGCCGAAATGCACCTGCGGCACTGCCGCGGTGGTGTAGATCCACATCGCAAACAGCGCAAACCACGAAAAGAACTGCACCCAGGCCAGGCGCCGCATCGTCTGCGGCATGTGGCGCAGATCGTGCATGATTGCGACCAGCATGCCGCCACGCGGCAGCACGCGCGCCAACGCCAGCAGCACGCCATAGGCGATGCACAGGCCCGCCAGCACGTACAACATGCGATCGCCGTGCTGCCAGGCGATGGCAGCGGCCAGCAGCAACCCGCCCAGACACCACAGCACGCTGGCCTGCAGGCTGGGTTGATCGGTGGCGGCCAGTTGCGCGGCAGCCGGTGCCGGCGCCGGTTCAAACGCCGCCAGCTCGGCCGGGCTGTATTCGCGCGTGCGCAGCACCGTCCAGCTGATCGACAGGAACAACACCGCCGCACCTAGGTAGAACGCGTAGCGCACGCTATCGGGCAGCTCGCCGG
The nucleotide sequence above comes from Xanthomonas campestris pv. campestris str. ATCC 33913. Encoded proteins:
- a CDS encoding LacI family DNA-binding transcriptional regulator; translation: MTIKGKATSLDIAYLAGVSQPTVSRALRGSPMVNEDTRQRILRIARELNYKVDKNASSLRLRNAGTLALLFFEDPTADDSLINPFFHSMLGSITRACALQGYDLLVSFQQLSKDWQADYEDSNKADGIILLGYGDYQESRQRLQLLVEQGTHFVRWGAALPGQPGISIGSDNYQGGLDITEHLLAQGCRRIAFLGHASNHYPEFEERYRGHVAALALQGVAADAALQFDAITTELSGYTACLALLDSGQAFDAVCAASDLIAIGAMRALRERGLRVPQDVAVSGFDDIALAASVAPALSTVQQDTKQAGALLVESLVALIRGDAAQSRTIPVRLAVRESSTSSGLQPPLGWNPSTAAESSDGLRGKAASGNATR
- a CDS encoding alpha-amylase family glycosyl hydrolase gives rise to the protein MMRSVLMAAMLLYSGAACAAPAPGDYYGTLEPFAADAVYFVVTDRFVNGDTGNDHRDQGGAHRSFDVPTPCDGGVGDNIGYLGGDFKGIVDHADYIRGLGFGAVWITPIVDNPDEAFTGGKPITCESTLSDHGKTGYHGYWGVNFYRLDEHIPSPGLDFAGFTRSMHANDLKVVLDIVGNHGSPAYSMPVAQPGFGKLYDAQGRLVADHQNLAPAQLDPAHNPLHAFYNTSGGLAELSDLNEDNPAVLDYLAGAYLQWMEQGADAFRIDTIGWMPDRFWHAFVARIREKRPGVFMFGEAFDYDPAKIAGHTWARNAGVSVLDFPLKQQLSAVFGHKQAGFEQLATPLYLRKGPYGNPYELMSFYDNHDMARLDASDTGFIDAHNWLFTARGIPVIYYGSETGFMRGRAEHAGNRNYFGEERVSNAPQSPIFGPLQRIATLRRNTPALQRGVQVDLQLRGDQAAFLRVYQHAGMTQTALVLLNKGDAAADIAVSRLLQPGSWRDAFSGEQVQVQGRVTLQVPAHGVRVLLSDAPVTDVALRKQLDAQMADQAARDARNK
- a CDS encoding MFS transporter, with translation MKAKPTLSFWQIWNMCFGFLGIQFGFALQNANASRIFQTLGAQVDDVPGLWIAAPLTGLIVQPIIGYLSDRTWTGWGRRRPYFMIGAVFTTLALLVMPNAPVLWIAAGTLWVLDASINISMEPFRALVGDQLPAEQRPSGYAMQSFFIGVGAIVASFLPWLLTRWGVDNTAPAGELPDSVRYAFYLGAAVLFLSISWTVLRTREYSPAELAAFEPAPAPAAAQLAATDQPSLQASVLWCLGGLLLAAAIAWQHGDRMLYVLAGLCIAYGVLLALARVLPRGGMLVAIMHDLRHMPQTMRRLAWVQFFSWFALFAMWIYTTAAVPQVHFGARDTVSAAYNDGANWVGVLFGAYNGFAALAATVIPLMVRAIGLRWSHLCNLWLGAAGLLSMLFIRDPYWLLLSMLGVGFAWASILSLPYALLSDSVPAAKMGVYMGIFNFFIVIPQLVAASALGFVLRVWLGGQPIYALAIGGLSLIVAGVCVVRVPSAQGGQ